In Gossypium arboreum isolate Shixiya-1 chromosome 6, ASM2569848v2, whole genome shotgun sequence, the following are encoded in one genomic region:
- the LOC108475891 gene encoding putative glycerol-3-phosphate transporter 5, translated as MRSNTASLAPGFTLFPSLKPLHTTLFFHQIFVLILTFLAYASFHASRKPPSIVKSVLGPTVQTNSTSNDTGWAPFNGPEGTHRLGELDLAFLTSYAIGMYFAGHVGDRIDLRLFLVFGMMGSGILTIIFGFGYWFDVHLLGYFIGVQVICGVFQSIGWPCVVSVVGNWFGKEKRGLIMGVWTSHTSVGNIIGSVVASGVLEFGWGWSFLVPGILIIVVGILVFCFLVVSPDDLGFEMVSGKEIEMSLGEENVANLEKAESEEAGLLENKDSDSLAAIGFLEAWRLPGVAPFSFCLFFSKLVAYTFLYWLPFYIRHTAIAGVHLSHKTAGILSTIFDIGGVLGGVLAGFISDVIDARAVTSVTFLLLSIPALILYRIYGSVSMVTNIGLMFISGLLVNGPYSLITTAVAADLGTQDLIKGNSRALATVTAIIDGTGSVGAALGPLLAGYVSTRGWNSVFLMLIFAIFFASIFLVRVAKTEIGRMVSEEKELGSSVTAS; from the exons ATGCGATCTAACACTGCAAGCCTAGCTCCTGGATTCACCCTTTTCCCTTCCCTAAAACCTCTCCACACAACCCTTTTCTTCCACCAAATCTTCGTCTTGATTCTCACTTTCTTAGCCTACGCCTCTTTCCATGCTTCCCGGAAACCCCCCAGCATTGTGAAAAGCGTCTTAGGACCCACTGTTCAAACAAATTCTACCTCTAACGACACCGGATGGGCCCCGTTCAATGGCCCCGAAGGAACCCATCGGCTGGGTGAGCTTGATCTTGCATTTTTAACATCATATGCTATAGGGATGTATTTTGCAGGACATGTAGGTGATAGGATTGATTTAAGGCTTTTTCTTGTGTTTGGAATGATGGGTAGTGGCATTTTGACGATAATTTTTGGGTTTGGCTATTGGTTTGATGTTCATTTGTTGGGTTATTTTATTGGAGTTCAAGTTATTTGTGGGGTTTTTCAATCTATAGGGTGGCCTTGTGTGGTTTCTGTTGTAGGGAATTGGTTTGGGAAGGAGAAGAGAGGGTTGATTATGGGGGTTTGGACTTCACATACATCAGTTGGGAACATTATTGGGTCTGTTGTGGCTTCTGGGGTTTTGGAGTTTGGTTGGGGTTGGTCATTTTTGGTGCCCGGGATTTTGATTATTGTAGTTGGGATTTTGGTTTTTTGTTTCTTAGTGGTGAGCCCTGATGATTTGGGGTTTGAAATGGTGTCTGGAAAAGAGATTGAGATGAGTTTGGGGGAAGAAAATGTGGCGAATTTAGAAAAAGCGGAATCAGAGGAAGCAGGGTTGCTCGAGAACAAGGATTCTGATTCCCTGGCTGCCATTGGATTCTTGGAGGCATGGAGGTTGCCAGGTGTGGCACCATTTTCTTTCTGCCTCTTCTTCTCCAAGTTGGTGGCTTATACATTTTTGTATTGGTTGCCCTTCTACATAAGACACACAG CCATTGCAGGAGTGCATTTGTCACATAAAACTGCTGGGATCCTCTCTACAATATTCGATATTGGAGGAGTCTTAGGTGGGGTGCTAGCAGGCTTCATTTCAGATGTCATTGATGCTCGTGCAGTTACTTCGGTTACTTTCTTATTACTATCAATACCTGCACTCATTTTGTACCGGATTTATGGAAGTGTCTCTATGGTTACCAATATAGGATTGATGTTTATCTCTGGGTTGCTAGTGAATGGGCCTTATTCACTAATTACAACAGCTGTTGCTGCTGATCTTGGTACCCAGGACTTGATTAAAGGAAACTCACGTGCATTAGCTACAGTGACAGCAATCATAGATGGCACTGGCTCTGTGGGAGCAGCTCTTGGGCCCCTTTTGGCTGGGTATGTATCCACTAGGGGTTGGAATAGTGTATTTCTTATGCTAATTTTTGCTATATTCTTTGCTAGTATATTCTTGGTTCGTGTTGCAAAAACCGAGATTGGAAGGATGGTAAGTGAGGAGAAAGAGCTTGGTAGTAGTGTGACTGCAAGTTGA